CCTCTTGCTGTCACTCTTTTCTATGCTCCACAATGCTGCTCCCACCAGTATGTACTGCGCAGTGAAATTTGCTATAGCGAAAATCATGTCCTTGTTTCCTTATATGGTGATCGGCGTCGCGGCCTGCCTTGTTGAACCGAGGCGCGTGCACTGCCGCCGCCACCATTCGCTTCCATATTTGGAAGTGAGTTCAACAATCCTTGAAGAGGGGGTGTGGTGAGGCGAGAAAGAGCAAATGAGACCGAATACTGAGTTATTATGGATCCTACACTATGATAAATAATTATTATCGTATCTGAATAGCATACGTGTTCGTAGTCTTATATTGTACTCATAGAATCACTGTGATGCAGGGCGAATGTTTTCCCCAAAATATTTTTCAAGTGAATGTCAGTGGCCGGCCTCAGGCATAAAAGCAACAGCATGCAGCATCTTTTGAGAGTTAAGGGATACTCATCCTCGCATCCGTGCAATTctaatttcatttaaaaaatgaaaatataCTTCTATTTTATATAAATGTTGTTTATTTGTTCACATATTTTTTATTTGGACAAACATTAAACGTTTGgcaaaaaatgtataatttctAATCCCACCATGCTCTATGTTAAAACTAACGACCACTCTTTCCTGGAGATGCTCGCACTTCTCACCCCGGCATCAATCACGCGCAGCTAAGCGCGTTCACGTTCTGTATCAAGTGTGTGCGAGATCGACACTGCATCACAGCTCATTCAATTTCTAACCAGACGCCGACCAATTCATACAGCGATGGTACGTTTACATTTAACAACTAGCTATGTGGTATATCAttgaaaacaaatatatatatcacacaaGTATCATTACTGTGTTTTCGCTTTATTTGTTGATGCAATGTATTTTAGCTAGGGAACAGCGAGTTCATTTTGAGATGAAACCGACAGCATCATCAGATTGTCGGGTCAGCTGTGACTGCTATGCTTGTTCTGGAACGTTTCCTAGTTGAATATTGAATCTTGGATGGTTGTAAATTCGTTTTAAAGTGTTTTTGAATCAATCAGGTGACTGTCACTAACTTATAAAAGCATGTTTTATGCAAATGTTTGCTCGTCTCTTGACGTTATCGCCTAGCATAGGACGTGTTTGTATGGAAAGAAAGCGACCCAAAAACTGCCTGGCGCCATTTTCTCCATCACCCAATATCCCGTCACTAAGGCCTAATGCCCAGTCTAGCACTGTAAGCACCGAGTTGCAAGTAGCATATTCGGTGATAAGTGACTGCTATCTAGTTTAATTAGCTAGTTACGGCCCAGTACTACTCACCCCCGCCACCCCCTCGAATTTGCCAGCTATCTAGCACTCTGGCCTTGCATTTGCCGGTACTAAAGGCTAGTTTAGCATGGCTAACGGAGTGCATTTTCTGTGCCTACACATAGCTAACTAGCCATTTAGCAAGCTAACAtgaagctaactagctaatttGATTTCCACCTCCTTTGTCTCCGCCAGTCGCACGAGCCCCTTCTGTTTTTATTAACTAGCAAACTAATTTGCGTAGGTGCAATGACACTTGACCAACGTAAGCTTAAATTATGGATGGGACTTCTGTTTACAACGTGTGAAAATAATCGCGTTAGCTGTCTGGTATTTTCTCAATATCGTTTTGCCTTATATAGTGCACATGTGCCATCACTGCATTCATGGCCCCACCCTGGTTTTTGGTGCAAAGAACATTTTTGAACCCTTTCTCTATTGTAAACAGTAGGCAACCAACGTTAGCTATTACATGTCTATCCTGAGgaactttttttttacatttagtgATGGGTAACGTTATAACAGTCAGGCGAAGGTGAAAAATTGTCGGGGATGACACCGTTATTCCACGAGCTAACGCTAAAGGTTTTTGCAAGCGTTTCCCACGACGTTCTTCCTGTTTTCTACGGAACGAAGTGCGGGGATGCTTTGAACGACCAAATCTACTGTAGCATACGCAATAAACAACCCGTCAAATGTTTGTGTGGCACGCACCCGGGTCTCACTCAACGTACCTAGGCTTAACCCTGAATAAACTTGTCGAATTATCAACATGTTTGTCCACAAGCGCAAATTCTGGGTTCTATTGTCATGCTTTCCGCATGGTATTGAATTATGTTCTTAATTTGGTGAATCTGACTGATTGTGGAGGGGGATGTCGATTATTTTCAATTTAATCGACTAATTAGAGATTTTCCCAGTTGCTGTTCATTTGTGAGTCCCTTATGTGCCGTTCTTGATCATGTGAATAATGTATTACAACATGACATCAATGCTTTGGTTCTATTGTGTATATGATGAATGAATGGTCATTGTTGGACACGATTGGCCCCTGTTCCTGCCGAGTAGTGAGCTGGCTGGGTCCAAGGGCTAGGCTGAAGGACGTGCTGGTTCTGTCCCAGCTATTCCGCAGGAGCCCACAGTTGTCTTTAGTGCCCTATTATGGGTGCAGTTGGACAGACGCAGGACAAGTAAAGTAAAATGATTGGGTGAAGTAATTTCTTGTTAACAGCTACTTGGAGAAGGATTATTTTAGATTTGTTACACTTGATTTCAAGTGAATTGGAATAAAATTATTGTCCCTTTTCACTGCCTCAACTGACGGTCAGTCTGGAGAACTACCTTTGTAGTCACGAACCTGACATTATCTGTCTTATCATATGCTGTTACTTGAACCTTAACCGTTGGCAACATTCCATGGTATATTATGGCAGGAAGAAAGGGATCTCTATTGCTCTGAAAATAATATGCTTTCTGCGTGGAGGAACTAAAAGGGTATAATCTCCACTGGCTTCTGGGTATTTGTCTTTTCATACAGTTATCACTAGTCAGCGCTTTAGTCTGTTTTGTAGCTTGCTGCAGTGTGAAGAAACATACATTGTCTGAAGAGATCTCAGAATAGTAGCAGGAGTGCTAATTGTTTGGGAAGATTGGTAGGATTAAGTGGAGCTGCATGGCAGTTGGCTTCTCTTAAAACACTCTGGCCGCTTCACCCTTGGTAGTGGTGCCTTGCTCTTCCTAGAAAAAACGATTGCCCTGGAAATAGAACTTTCCCCGGCAGTACTTCTAATACTCTTGCAATGTCTTTTCCCTCCTGTTGAGGATGTCTCTAATCCAGATGTTTGGATCTAAACTCACCACTAGGTGATTAGGTCCTGAGCCCAGTGTGGTCTCTCGCAGGTCCTGGCCATCCTCACACCCAGAGCAAACAGGCCCACACCCTTCACACACAAATTACTTCAAATTGGGTCACTACAGTGGCAGGGCTCTGGAAGGATTGGATGCCACTCAAGCCAGGAGGACATTTTTGTATGGATGTGGCTTTACTTGGTGAAAAGAGTGTATAGTCTACCTGATTTGGCAGAAGGCTGGTGAAGGGGTTGGCCAAAACCTGCCAGACGGAGGGATGTTTTGACACTTGGTAACATCCTCTGGCCGGTTCCTGCATGGGTTGATGTGATACCTGTTGGGTAAAATGCCCTAATGGAAATCAGAAAACCGGAGCAAGGTTTATAGGGCTGTTGTGACTCGGATGTGGCCTATTTTATTTTTCCCCCACAGAGGATCCATTGTCTGTGACCGACCCACACATTCTAAGGCCTAATTCCTGTCCCCACCTTCACTCCCATGGCTATTTGTAAAGCAGTTACTTACGTGGCATGGCTGGctctcacatactgtacacgTTCATAGTAGGAGGGGAAAACCCCTCCTTGTGTAACCTGGTTTTATCTGCCCTTTTTCAGAAACACCGGTTACTGGCCCTTATCAGGCAGTGGCAATCTATCAATGCACCTTTGGCATGTTACTTTATTTACAAAGGTACACCAGACAGACCAACATTCATCTGTCCCCCTCACAGCTACAGGTATCCCTTACTCATCAGAGATTTTGGTGTGGGTTCTCCAGATTGTGTCCAAGTTTGGAAAAAGGGTTAAACCCTGTGCCTTATTCTGAATGCCACGCCTGCTGAGTCATGCATGCCATGCTGTACATCATGCTTTTCTGGTCAGTGCCATGGATGGGGACTTGTATAGTCGCCATTTCTTGACTCATCATGTGGGTAGAGGTCATAGAAACCATAGGATTGCAATCTGGCTTATGGTGCCCCACACCCATAGGACTAGTGGCCGCTTGTTCATAAATGCTTGTCATTGTGCATCTACCTCCCTATTGATTTATCAGCTGTCCTTTAAGGGTGCGTTCCTGCAGTGTGAGAAGTCCAAGGGAGATGTATATGACTACTCTCACTgacttctctctgtccctctctgcgcAGGCTTCCGGGGTGACCGTAACAGATGATGTTATCACAGTCTTCAACGAGATGAAGGTGCGTAAAGCACAGGCGAACGAGgatgagaagaagaagaggaagaaggcgGTGCTGTTCTGCCTGAGTGAGGACAAGAAGCACATCATCCTGGAGGAGGGCCAAGAGATCCTGACAGGAGACGTGGGTGTCACGGTCCAGGACCCCTACCTGCACTTCGTCAAGATGCTTCCCCCAGACGACTGCCGTTACGCCCTCTACGACGCCACCTACGAGACCAAGGAGACCAAGAAAGAGGACCTGGTCTTCATCTTCTGGTGAGGAATGAGAGGGGGGGGCTCGGCTAGACTTGGGTGTAGGCTGAGGGGGGCATCGTACATTTTCCGTTATGGTATGGTGTCACTTTGCTTCAACACTCGGGACAATGGTTAAACCATTACTCCTCCCTCATAGGGCCCCAGATGGCGCTCCCCTGAAGAGCAAGATGATCTACGCCAGCTCAAAGGATGCCATCAAGAAGAAGTTCACAGGTGAGAAGCACTGACAGTTGCAGATGTAATCAAACTTT
This window of the Oncorhynchus keta strain PuntledgeMale-10-30-2019 chromosome 4, Oket_V2, whole genome shotgun sequence genome carries:
- the LOC118377568 gene encoding cofilin-2-like, whose translation is MASGVTVTDDVITVFNEMKVRKAQANEDEKKKRKKAVLFCLSEDKKHIILEEGQEILTGDVGVTVQDPYLHFVKMLPPDDCRYALYDATYETKETKKEDLVFIFWAPDGAPLKSKMIYASSKDAIKKKFTGIKHEWQVNGLEDIKDRRTLADKLGGSSVITLEGSPL